The Dasypus novemcinctus isolate mDasNov1 chromosome 22, mDasNov1.1.hap2, whole genome shotgun sequence genomic sequence CAGCTCAGGGGACAGGGCCGCTGGTTTCCGGCACTTTCTGTTTTCACATCTAAGGACACAGAAATGACAGATCTGGGAGTTCTTCGAGATGCCCCAGCCTCAGCTGGCCGCCACCTTCTAACTGGAAGTGCCATTCCCACAGGAACTGCTTCCTCCAGGACGGGCCCACTGTCCACTGCTGGGCCCTGCTGGGGGCATCTGTGGCTGCACTGAGGATGGGATAGGGTGTGTGAAGGGTCACAGGTGGCTCTATGTCCTTGATGTGACAATGCTGTGTATATGTGTGGCAATTGCTAGGTGCGTGTGGTGCATCTTtgtgggaaaagaaaagagagatacTCACTGCTTACCTTATCAGAGTGCTTCTGATATCctaggagagagagagcagagatGCAGGTGTCACCACTCCCACTTGCGTTATaatttgaaaagacaaaaaccaCACTGCTAGACCAGTGTCCTGGCCCTGGGTGAGGGGAGGTCACCCATTCCCTGGAGTCACCAGGTGTCAGGGGTTACTGCACTTCAGGGACACGCAGTCCACCCCCTTCTTTTAAAGACCCAGGGGGCCTGACCTGCACATGCTGGTGAGATGTACAGGCTCACCCCCAGGTCTTGTTTCCCCAGTGCAGAGTGCTGCCCTAAACCACAGTGCCCTCCTGGTGCCTTATTGGATCCCAAAATCCCTCCCACAGTGccaggaagaaaaatacaccagGATGAACTTCCCAGGGGGTGGAAGGGAAACTGAGGTTATGGAAAATAGTTTGTACTGTAAATACCACTTGCCCCTTGTTTGCACAGCACTTGATACTTTCCAAAGTGCTACTTTTACTTCCATTGTATCGCTGGAGCCTCAAGACATCTCTGCGAGGTCATTAAGTAAATTACCTTCCCTATTTTAGGGATGGTGAGAAGGAAAGATTGAGGCCAGAGAGGAAAACAGCAGAGGGCTCTTGGGGAAGCATGGACTGGAATTCAATCCTGCTGGCCCTATGGTCCCTCTTCCCCTCAGGTGCAGAGGTGTTTGAGTAAAGCAGAGATGgcttaggaaaggaaaaagtgcaGGAGCTCCTAGAGCAAGAGGGCACAGGGAGGGGCAGGCTTCCAGGCTGACCGTCAGGAGCTCtgctgctggtctctccttcttctcctccagCTCCGCAATCAGGGTGCTGAACCGGCAGATCTCCCCAGTGGCCAGGAGGTCGACCTCTTCCCGGTGCTGCAGGATGCCCTGGTCCAGCCCCTCCAGCTGGGCTAGGAGCACGCTCTGCTGCTCCTCCAGGAACCGGCTCAAATGAGCAAACTCGGAAACCACCTTCTGTCTCTTGACAGCCACCTGAGTCTGAGGGCAGGGGTGGAGCCAAAAGTcatccctcctctcctcctctctttcccttcttccttccttcaccCCATCTCCCTCCTGCTCAGACCCACATCCCGAGGTTCAGTGTTAAACCAGACTTGTCACTGTAGTATGCTTCCCTTCCTACCGACCCCTGTTCCTGGGGCACACTTCCAGGTGCTGCCTCAGGTGCATCTGCTGGAAGTTCCCAAAGGGATGGGGCTTGAGGAGGGCAGGGGAAGTGGCAGGGACAGGCTACCCTTTTATAAGTGCTTGCCAGGGGCACAGCACTCAACTCCTCCAAGGCACAGCCTTACCCAATTTCTACAGCAACTTAAGGGCTGTGACTATTTTCAATCTCTATTTCACAGATAGGTAAACTGAGTTCAGCAAGTTACTTGAGGTCATTTGGCTCATTACAGCTGGAGTCAGGACTCAAGCCCAGAATGGCCTCAAGGCCCAGTGAGCTCTCGCCCCTGTTTCAGGGATGCCATGGGCCATgatggaggggaggggcagggaagctgACCCACCAGGAGGACGTGGAGTCTCTGACTCTCTCTTGCCCAGATTGCTTGaatctcctctttctccttcctcagaCTGTCAAGACACTTCTGAATTTGTTCCTGGGGAGAAAgaacatgaaatatttaagatattatttgTTGGAGGTGTCATCTCACCCCACCCTCTGTGTAACCAGGAAGGAACCATGGCCGTAGCTGACCCTGCCTGGACCTCACTCCTCCTGGATGGCGTGTGCTCTTTGGTCCTGTTCTTCCTGATCTGTGCCCCAAGAATGTCTATCAAGCCTGCCCTGATGCGGAGCCAtcagaggccaggactcaggttCCACTCAAGCTTTCCTTTCTCCAGGGGAGGATCCTAATATTTGTCTTTGGTAAGTGACACCGGGGATCTGTCCTGAGCTTCTGAACCTATGATCTTCCTTTCTTTGAAATTATTCCAAGTTTATGCTCATGTCCCAAAGGGAGTGAGTCCAAGTAACAGCCCTCCCTTATGAACAAATCAATCATCTGCATGTGATTCTGGAGTGAGAAGAACTCGGGTAATGCCAAAGCCATCAATAAAATGCTTTATCAACTATTAGCTCTAGAAATAGAGTTAGGGACATAAACAGGTCCATACCCATTAACGCCCATATATGTGTAATTTCAAAAATACATGTAGAACTCACAAAGTGCTAGTTAACTATTAACACATCCGCACACTCCTAGACAACTGTCTGTCCTAAAGAACAACAGAGTAGGGGTGGGGGTTTAGATGGGAATACCCTTTGCtttccatgtaacatttatgtgatctaaagtttctttaaaaataaagaaaaaaaggaaaaacaagagtaTAAAGCACACAGCACAGCTACACGCAGCACACACCACTGGATGTGAACCCACAGCACTTCGTAGCTGTCAGCGCTCTTCTCTCCCAAGCACTAGCACTCACACAGCTGCCCTTGCCCTCCGCAGACACGCAAAACCCAACCCGGACCGCCGCAATCCACCCCTGATACATGCCCAGACCCCACACTCACGTTTCCTTCATCCGCTCATTCAAGAGGCGCGTATTGAGGGCCTACTGTGTGTCGCGCAAGGATGCAACACAGAACACCCAGGAAAACCGTAAGGAGACACCCAGCCCCACCCCGGGAAGCGGCTCCCGGTCCTACCCGGTAGGGCCCCGCCGCGGCCTCCAGGTGGCGCACCCGGTGCGCACGGTGCTCCGGCGCCTCCCGGCACAGCGCGCACAGCTGCGCCGCGTCGTCCTCGCAGAAGAAGTGGAGCTTCTCGCCGTGCTCCGGGCACACGGCCTGCTCCTCGGGGCCCGGCGCGGGCAGCAGCTGCAGGCGCTCGAGGCTCGCCACCACGCCGGCCAGTTGCCAGTTGGGCCGGAGGCGCCCGGGGCCGAGGGGCTCCCTGCAGAGCGGGCAGCTGCGGGGCGCGTCGGGGCCGCCCGCGGGCTCGCAGTAGCGGGTGAGGCAGCCGCGGCAGAAGTTGTGGCCGCAGGCGATGGTGACCGGCTCCCTGAGCGCGCCCTGGCAGATGGGGCAGGTGACCTCCTCGGCCAGGCTGCTCACGGAGGACGCCGTGGCCATGCGGGCGCGCCGGGAGGGGCCCGATTCCGGCCGGGTCCTCGGGCTGGTCCTGCACGCTCGGCTGCGGGGCGAGGGCCGGGCAGGCTAAGGAGCGGGCCACGCGCTCACACGCTGCGCCCGCGCAGGCACAGGCACACCGCACACAGGATGACCTCGCGCACTCACGCACACTCTCATGCGCTCACACCTGCACACTCGCGCACGCACTCGCACGCACATACACACTTGCACACTCGCGCACTCACACAGATGCACTCACGCATTCACACGTGCGCACAGGGAAGGCCTCCACGTGCATCTCTGGTGGCCGCCGTCACCTCGCCCGCGTTCTGAAAGGAGTCACACACCTGCCAACAGTGGAGATGAGAAAGAGCAGAGGAGGGTGAGGACGGGGGACCCGCATCCCAGGGCAGCGTCAGTCCCTCTGCGCCCCCATCCCTGACGGGTCACCGTTccttcccatcccccccccccccccccccccccccagaaactCACAGAGAAGGAAGTGCTGGGCTCTCTGCCGCCCACGGTGGAGGGAAATCGCTCTTCTCTGGGGTGTCGAGGGGACGAGGGCCACCCCAGGCTCCTGGCAATGCCACCGGCTGTCGCCAGGGAGATTGGCGTATCAGCCAGCCCAGGGCCACCGGCCAATGGGCAGGGAGCCTGGGGGGCCAGATAAGACGCTATGCCCGGCTGTGCAGGCTCAGATGCCCCCGCGGAGGGCCCCATCGGCCCCTTCAGGCTCCACATTTTGCCCTgcttggggaggagggagaagagcaAAAACGGCCAGCATTTGTCTACGCCGATTCTGTACCTCACTATAGAAGCACTGCCCGCATTTGCACTTAGTTATCCCCCCCTGCTACTCTGGAATGTCGGTGTACATAGGCTCTCCATTTTATAATTGAGGTTTCTTAGCTTGCCCAAGTTGACACAAGTGGGAAGATGGAGGGACCGTAATTGACAGGGAGGTCTGTGGGTCTCCAGAGCAGGGCCGTGGATAGAAATAAGATGCCAGCGATGTGTGAGATTTAAACTTCTAGTAGCCAAgtgtaaaattaaaaagaaatgggttgatttaattttaatgattcattttatttaactcaaaGTATCCATAATGCTATTTCAACATGTGATCAGTATAAAatttacattcttttttgtttgtgctAAGTCTTTGAATCCAGGACACATCTCAACTCAGACCTGCCACATTCCCATGCTTAAGTATGGTACATCCAAGCTCCAGAGCCTGCattcctggggggtgggggtgggggggcggttggcaggcagggtgggagggggagctTATGTTCTCAGCACTTTGTGTGAAAAGGGGAAGACAGGGCGCTGGGCTGGTCCATGGGAGTGGAAGGAGCTGGGTTCTCCCCACAGATGCAGATGCAGGCAGGAGACCAGGAACCTGGCATCTGACCATCCTCCTGGCCTGTCCCAGCCTTGCTGCTCTCCACTCTGTGGCCTGGGAAAGTCACCTGGCCTTTCAGTTAGCATCACCTGTGTCAAGGAGCTCTTGGCAGATcagatataaaaaaagaaaatactaagcCGCGCATAAATATGGCCAaatctgtttattcttttttgtctgagttttctttcttttcctctttctttctttctttctttctttctttctttctttctttctttctttctttcttccttccttccttccttccttccttccttccttccttccttccttccttccttccttccttccttccttccttccttccttctttctttctttctttctttctttctttctttctttctttctttctttccgtctttctttctttctgtctttttctttctttctttccacatgAATGAATTGCATGAGGTTTTCTCACCTTCTCCCCACTGCAGTGAAGTAAAATTGAACCCCCAGTGTTCACTGGCGCGGGGCGGTGGCCGTGTTGAGAGTAAAGGAAAGGCCAGCGCGGGGAGATGCGGGAGACGAGGAAAGCAGGGGGGCGGGGCGCGATGCTCAATCCCTGCATGTGCCGACACACCCCTGATGGAGTCCCCACCCCAACGTCTCCGGAAGCCCGTCGCCTACCGCTGCACCTGGACTTGACCTGCGTGTCCCATTCCGAAGTCCACGCTCTGCTGCTCGCGCAGACAGGAAGGGGGTCCACTACGAGCTCTCCAGCCCCTTGTGCCCCGGCAGGGACTCTACGAAACCCCCCTCTCTGCGACCTCAGGCTCTTCTCCCCGCCCAGGGGCCGGAAGGGGCCTGAGAATCCATGGAGAGGATCAGGCACTGGGGTGCTGGCCACTTCAAGGTCCCCGGAGCGTGACCACGCAGCAGGCGGGGACGCCAGGCGGCTCCCCCTGGCCTTGCCGCCTTGCTATCGCTTCTTCCTCTCCTTGTGACTTGTTTGAAAGTGACTCGGTTTCAGGGAAAGGGGATTTCTATGCACGGGAGGGAGCCAGAGGCTGAGGGCCCTGGGAAGGCGCCGCCAAGCCCGCGGGGTCCCCCCACCGTGGACAGCCGGGAGGGGGCACCTGCCCTGCCTGCCTGGGTTCCCCAGAGGTGGCAGTGACGCCCCGAGCACACACCTGCTGCCGGTCCTGCCTCCACTCCTTCCCCACCTTGGTGGGACCAGCACCCAGCAGGCCCTGCTCTGCCCCCTCTGCAAGGACGAGGGACAGATGCACAGGGCCCTTTGCCATTGGGCCCTGGAGGAGACGTGCTGGGAAGAGGCTGGTGAGGAGATCTACCTCTCTCCGAGAATGAGTTCCAGCTCTGCAGGGAGAGACCCCCCAGGCCCACACTCCTCCTTGTGGGGAAACGGAAGTGGCTGGAGCAgctgggcatctgcctaccacatgagaggtcctgggttgtgttccaggtgcctcctaaaagaagatgagtaaaACAGCGAGCTGACACGAGGAGATGACGCAGAGAAGAGACACAGTAAGGAGACCAAGAAAGGACTCAATAAGCAGTAGGGGGCTTGGCTCAAACGAATGGGCCCCTCcttcccatatgagaggtcccaagTTCCCATCCCGGTGCCCCCTAAAAAGAAGAGGAACaggggggagaaacaaataaatctttttaaaaggggGTCTGTGCCATCCTGCAGAGTAGAAGCCTGGCTTCCCCTGGCCTGTGTGGGGCACATAGTGGGGTGGGCACATGATGAAGGGTCTCAGATTCTACCCCAGGGGACCCCAAGCTTGAGGGACCCCAGGGGACATGGCTCCACCTGGCTGTGTGGGAGCTCACTCTTTGGGGTCTTGAGCTCCAGCCTCAGAGGACTCTCCACATGAAGTCAGCCCTATGGCCGCCCTATGGACCCCCCAGTGCAGTGAAGAATTGGCCTTGCTGCCGGCAGAACCCTACCTGAGAAGGAACCCCCTGCTGGCTGCGGGCAGGTGCACCTGCCCCTGGATCCACCTGAGCCATGGACTGACCACGACCCTGAACCGGGGtccagggaaagagggaagggaagggcatCCCACAGGCACACCCATTCTTTTTGAGAAAGGGAGGTGCAGAGGAGCCCAGCACTACAGGAATGTCCCCTGGGGTCGAGGGCACTGCCCGCTGCCTGCCTCTCAGAGCTGGCTCGTCCTCTggtcaccaggtcttgaagaggcTTCCCCAGAAACATCTCAGTGTTGAactctgccttccccacagccAGGCCCCCCCAGCTCTCAGCAGACTCGGGATGCTTTTGGGATGCTCCCTTCTCTGTTCTCATCCCTTCTATCACCCCCACCTCCTGTGCCTTCCACTGTCCCATAGTGATTCATACCCTGAACAGACCCTTTCCCAGGATTTGGTGATTCCAAGAATTTAGTCCAGGATCTCGTTTTTGAAACCTATATTATGAATGaagaattgtatttttaaaaataattttttttttggtattaagcTAGATTTTCTTTGCCTC encodes the following:
- the LOC101446791 gene encoding tripartite motif-containing protein 10-like, which gives rise to MATASSVSSLAEEVTCPICQGALREPVTIACGHNFCRGCLTRYCEPAGGPDAPRSCPLCREPLGPGRLRPNWQLAGVVASLERLQLLPAPGPEEQAVCPEHGEKLHFFCEDDAAQLCALCREAPEHRAHRVRHLEAAAGPYREQIQKCLDSLRKEKEEIQAIWARESQRLHVLLTQVAVKRQKVVSEFAHLSRFLEEQQSVLLAQLEGLDQGILQHREEVDLLATGEICRFSTLIAELEEKKERPAAELLTDIRSTLIRCENRKCRKPAALSPELAQSIRDFAQQALPLQREVKRFLEKLSVELDHEPAHLTLDPETSHPKLLLSEDHQRAWFSYKWQNSPDSPQRFDKATCVLAQGGFSGGRHTWVVSVDLAHGGSCTVGVASGAARRKGELRLRPEEGVWAVRLAWGFVSALGSFPTRLVLTEQPRQVRVSLDYEVGWVSFANAATHEPIYTFTASFTQEVFPLFGLWGRGSKFSLSS